The nucleotide sequence GCGGCGCTTCTCGACGAAGGCGTACACGTCGGTCGTGTCGCCGTGGCTGCGGGTGAGGCGGAGGATCTCCACCACGTATGCatagtcgtcgtcgtcatcatcgatAACTACCTCTTCCTCCGCCTGCGCCTCCGGACCGTCTCCTCCGTCCGATGCAACGGCGTCCTCGTTGCACTCGGCTGGTCGATCTTCTTTGAAATCGATGGAACGCTTGGAGACCGGAGAGCGCGGGGAGGTCTCCTCGCCAAGGATTGGCGAGTTGAGGACCGATACAGGACTTGGCTGCTGCTCCGCTGCGGCTACAACCTGCACCGCTCCGGTGGCGACCTGATCCTCCGCCGTGAACGCCGCGATGCTGTGCAGCAACCGGTCGCACCGCTCCAACAGCTGCCGTCCTGCCCCGTAGTCCGCCGCCCACGACCTCTGCACAATCACCCAGAGTCCGTTCCGTGTAAAAAGCACGAAAATTTGATGACATCGGAACCTGACGAAGAAATCGATGTAATACCTCGAAGCCCAATGGAGAATTAGCGATCGAACCCGCGGTATCCACCTCCGCCCGCGAGCCTATTCTCTGTTTGGTAGTGACTTCTTGCTTTGTCCGCCGATTGGGTGGCGGTCGCCCGTTAATTTGACTCTGCCCAACTTGGTTCGGAAGAGTTTTCGAAGGATTCAGGGCAGAGATCCGCCTACGTGGCGGCCGACTCTTGCCGGATTCCGGCGCATTCGAGGACCTCTGCTTCGTAGGAGAGCTCGGACCCCGGTTCTTCTGCTCATTGTTTCCGTTAGGGCCCTGATCGGACTTCCGATTCCGCCGAACGGGAGGGTTGGCCGCCGCTACTGCCGGGTTCCCGCGAATGGCGGCGGGTCCAGGTGGTGGAAGTGGCGACCGGGGTTCGCTGGATGGCCTCCGAGGTGGCTTGGGAGCAGGTTCGATGACGACGATCGGCGAGTCGTAGTGGTGGTCGAGTAAGTGGCCGCGGCGGCCGTTGATATGCCGATACAACGGGTCGGAGTGGAGAAGCCCCTTGAGCTGAAGCGCCTCCAGGATCTGCTTCAGCGTATCCAAATCCCTCGCCGCCTCGTCCATCCCACGTGTCAGTCGCTGTTTCCCGAACTCAATGGGGAGCAATCCCCACCTCTTCGGCTCCGGGTAGAAGTCCCCAGCGTCGAAGAAGCTCTTCCTCTGGAGAGGGGGAAGGAACGGTGTCCTAGCCGGCGATTTGGTTTTCTCGGCAACGGGGACGTTTAATTGGCCAAGATTGGTCATTCTGATGAACTCGTTGGCGGAGACATTGGCGGCCTCCACCGGCGAGGATTTGGAGAATGAACTTCCGTCGAGGAACCGGACGTACGCTGGGTCCCCGGGAACGCGAGACTCCGACGTAGATCGGCGCAGTTCTGCACGGTCCGACTCGTCCGGTAGTGCGTCGAGCCCCATTAGCCGCGCCACAACGCTCGGGGAACGGCGTAGCCTCTCGCTTTCGTCCACCGCCTCAGAGGCGTCGGAACCATCGCAAGAGGAGGCACCTGGAACCGCTGCCCGGATTTCCCACGGGCGGAGCTTGCCCTTGGAGACGACCATGGCGCGGCTGCGCTTCGACAAGGGCCTCACCCCATCCTTGACCTCGTTCACCGCGAGAGAATGCGTCTCCTTCACAAGCATCGCCGCCGAGGAAGCATGCGGCCTCTCCGACGGCGAGCTCGATCCGGCGGGCTGAAACCACAATGCACCATTACAAAATCCTCAAACGAACACCAGAAAGGCACACAAAATCCGCGTGTTTTCGAGAGATTCGAACCGGTGGCGGAGGAAGGCGCTTCCGGGCGAGGACCTGGTGGCGGTCGAAGAGGTGGAGCAACCCGGTCATGCATCCCATCTGCCGCTCCAATTGACTCCTATCGGCCAGTCCCCGGCCGCCGCACGACGTCATCACCTACCCTCCCTCCGACGATGATGCTTCGCGGCTCCTACGGTGCGTGTCACTCGCAAACCTGTATATTTTTTTGCCTGCTCTCGCGAGGCCTCCCGTCCCGACTCTCTCCTCACTGCAGCTTTCAAAGCGTAGCCGGATACTAAATGCTAGCTGAGGCTCCCATGTACGAACCAAGTCAGGGATCAGCTTTTCTATTACTAGACTATTCAGTCAACAACCAACATTCGTTGAAATTGGCCCCAAACGCCAATCGTCAGACGGTCTTCAGAGAACGGTGACTTGGCTGAGACAACCCGGCGTTTGGAGCGTGAGCGAGCAAAGGCGAAAAGCCTGCTTCGCACGCGCGCACACACGTGAAAGAGCGATAGAGATAAGAAGAGGGGAGATAGCTGCAGTAGAACAGGGGAAGAAGGAGGGTTTGACCGGGAAAGGGACGTCACTGTTGGCCGGGACGAGAAGGACTAAATGGCAGTGAAAAAACTCGGACTGCTGCAATCCCATTGGAAACTGGTCCTGCAAGAGTCGTGCGGTCCTATTCATCACGATAGATGTACGACCGACCGTAAACACGTCAGTCTCCCTGCTCTACTTGTTATAATTACGCCACTCGGGTACGCCAGATTGGTACCTCCACGGAAGCACGATCGTGTGTGATTTGGACTTAAACATAGACTCGACTGTCTGTCAATCAACTTACGACACGTTCGATCACACGTAGGAAAGGATAGAAAAAGAACAGTCGTCAATTATTCGCtcggaaaaaagaaacaaaaagagaCATATGTTTTCATGTGAGATTATTAGACTGTCGGTCAAACAAAGAGAGCGTTTTCCATGGACTATAGGGACGTGTAGAATAAGGGGATGGGGAATGGAGGGAGTATAAAGATATGGCTAACTAATTGACCAAACCATAGTGATAGTTATCAAGTACATGAAAGAAATTGGAGAGGTTACTTTATTCTCATATAAACTTTTCTAACACCACAACagcatgatataaaatttgtatgGCAGTGTGTCATCCATGGAATAAATCCCATTGAAGCATTCATTAACTTTAATttagaatgatttttttttataccaaAATTTCAGAAACTAAGCAATTGATTGTTTTGAAATATATGTCATGCAGAAAATTAAGAGGCTTTTATCTTCAgagaaaaaatttaataaaaatattataaaatagtaTTATTATTGCTGTGACTATTAATGATGGTTCCCGATCACCGAACTCGTGAGCATGCACATGCACAACCGAAGCCTGCCTGCCTGTACAGCCACCGCCGAGTCCTGTGACTCGCGTGGCCGCCGCACCTCTTACTTCCATCCAATCCTTCGTATTTATATCATATCCTCTCTTGTGACAGAACACATACAGACCATCCTCCTGTTATCATATCCTTATCTTCTCCCTGTGACACAGAGTACCAGCGCCTCAGGCCTCCTTGTGATTGCAATGATCCCAAGGGTCCTTCACTGACCCACCCATAGGACACAAATTATTTCTCTGCTACAACGTCTTTAGTTGCACTCCCTCTCCAAATGCCGTCTGTTTGATAGTAGTCACAGTGGCAATTATTATCTGATCATAATGGTTTTGAGTAACTTTAATCAGATTCCTGGATTCATTAATTGGATGAAGAGGGTGGCCAGTCCTATTGGTACAACGACAGGACTGGGCACATGCAGCTGCTCCCCCCATATGAAAACAATGCACCTATCTTTGGTCCCAAAGAGGGTGCCATCCAAAGATCAGGTCACAGGTTGAGGAGGTCAAGAACAAATTTTCAGTTTCGAGCCCACATCTCAGCCATCTGAAAACAGATGTGTTTTCTGGATGTTGTTTCAGACTTACACAAGCAGAGGGACTCAGGCAACGCATTCATCTTAAACCTGTCAGTGGATTCCAACATTAAAAGTTCAGAAATTTACATCCAAATAAACGCAGGAACAAGGAAGATAGAATTATAGTTGGAAAACCTAGACAGA is from Musa acuminata AAA Group cultivar baxijiao chromosome BXJ1-6, Cavendish_Baxijiao_AAA, whole genome shotgun sequence and encodes:
- the LOC135676771 gene encoding uncharacterized protein LOC135676771, with protein sequence MTSCGGRGLADRSQLERQMGCMTGLLHLFDRHQVLARKRLPPPPPAGSSSPSERPHASSAAMLVKETHSLAVNEVKDGVRPLSKRSRAMVVSKGKLRPWEIRAAVPGASSCDGSDASEAVDESERLRRSPSVVARLMGLDALPDESDRAELRRSTSESRVPGDPAYVRFLDGSSFSKSSPVEAANVSANEFIRMTNLGQLNVPVAEKTKSPARTPFLPPLQRKSFFDAGDFYPEPKRWGLLPIEFGKQRLTRGMDEAARDLDTLKQILEALQLKGLLHSDPLYRHINGRRGHLLDHHYDSPIVVIEPAPKPPRRPSSEPRSPLPPPGPAAIRGNPAVAAANPPVRRNRKSDQGPNGNNEQKNRGPSSPTKQRSSNAPESGKSRPPRRRISALNPSKTLPNQVGQSQINGRPPPNRRTKQEVTTKQRIGSRAEVDTAGSIANSPLGFERSWAADYGAGRQLLERCDRLLHSIAAFTAEDQVATGAVQVVAAAEQQPSPVSVLNSPILGEETSPRSPVSKRSIDFKEDRPAECNEDAVASDGGDGPEAQAEEEVVIDDDDDDYAYVVEILRLTRSHGDTTDVYAFVEKRRGVRSDASKSLRLRRRLIFDAVVEILDRKRGVSPPPWESFVRPGFLSVAAPNSAALLLTEVWSELRQAREQASAADLSDVTSWAVRRDLAAENLECWARPAAEVADAVIQIERQIFKDLVSGAISDLADAEPRHKAVF